One Thermofilum pendens Hrk 5 DNA segment encodes these proteins:
- a CDS encoding arcadin 1, whose amino-acid sequence MSVSFRAKVTNISLMDAPFGEKLVKLELTEERELPGPVIVQKDESEIGREIAPIIAQVMRMMPGLAPNTVRIPRVTLVLTEDEWERFPVKPSIGDFFVIEVSGENVKIRREE is encoded by the coding sequence ATGTCTGTAAGCTTTAGGGCAAAGGTAACCAATATCTCCTTGATGGACGCGCCTTTCGGGGAGAAGCTCGTGAAGCTAGAGCTTACCGAGGAGAGAGAGCTTCCCGGACCCGTAATCGTGCAGAAAGATGAGAGCGAGATAGGCAGGGAGATCGCTCCTATAATAGCTCAAGTCATGAGAATGATGCCTGGGCTGGCTCCGAACACGGTGAGAATTCCCAGAGTGACGCTGGTGTTAACCGAGGATGAGTGGGAGCGTTTCCCCGTGAAGCCCAGCATAGGAGACTTCTTCGTGATCGAGGTCAGCGGCGAAAACGTGAAAATTCGGAGAGAAGAGTAA
- a CDS encoding DNA-directed RNA polymerase subunit K has protein sequence MISENSSKNSGEHEKFEVKIGPPWLTRFERARIIGIRALQISLGAPVLIQVSEELSDPITIAEKELELGLLPIIVVRWTPEGKIQEIPIKYLKLRPQL, from the coding sequence ATGATTAGTGAAAATAGCTCGAAAAACAGTGGCGAGCACGAAAAATTCGAGGTGAAAATAGGCCCTCCATGGCTCACGAGGTTTGAAAGAGCTAGAATAATAGGGATTCGAGCTCTCCAAATTTCTCTGGGTGCACCGGTTCTAATACAGGTCAGCGAGGAGCTCTCTGATCCCATAACAATAGCCGAGAAAGAGCTAGAGCTAGGCCTGCTTCCGATAATCGTTGTCAGGTGGACGCCGGAAGGGAAGATCCAAGAGATACCGATAAAGTATTTGAAGCTCAGACCACAGCTCTAA
- the thsA gene encoding thermosome subunit alpha: protein MAQAQIPVLILKEGTQRTTGRDARKSNIYAAKVIAEAMASSLGPRGMDKLLVDSFGNATITGDGATILKEMEVQHPAAKMLVEVAKAQDDEVGDGTTTVVVLAGQLLAASEELLDEDIHPTTIVEGFEKALVEATRIIDEISETVDPLDRTVLENVAKTALSSKVVADYKDFLAKLVVDAALTVVEKKDGKYNLSLDDIKVEKKRGESITETMLVKGIVLDKEVVHPGMPKRVTNAKIALLDAPLEIEKPEWTAKINVTTPEQLKMFLDQEAEILRKKVEKIKESGANVVFCQKGIDDVAQYYLAKAGILAVRRVKKSDMEKLARATGARILTRVEDITPEALGRAELVEERKVADEKMVFVEGCPNPKSVTILVRGGADHVVDEAERAIHDALSVVRNVIREPKIVAGGGAVEIELAMRLRDFARTLPSREQLAVQKYAEALESIVGILAQNAGMEPIDVLAELKTRHAKGEKWAGVNAYTAKVEDMKKAGVLEPALVKKQVLKSATEAAVMILRIDDIIAAQPPKSKEKKGEEEKEKEKTEFD, encoded by the coding sequence ATGGCTCAGGCTCAGATCCCTGTATTAATACTTAAAGAGGGTACTCAGAGAACCACCGGGAGAGATGCCAGGAAATCCAACATCTACGCCGCAAAGGTCATAGCGGAGGCCATGGCGAGCTCTCTAGGTCCTAGGGGCATGGACAAGCTCCTAGTTGATTCTTTTGGAAACGCGACGATCACCGGTGACGGCGCGACCATACTCAAGGAGATGGAAGTACAGCACCCGGCCGCTAAAATGCTCGTTGAGGTCGCGAAGGCTCAGGATGACGAGGTTGGAGACGGTACAACCACTGTAGTCGTCCTAGCAGGGCAGCTGCTCGCTGCCTCCGAGGAGCTTCTCGACGAGGACATTCACCCCACGACAATAGTGGAGGGTTTCGAAAAGGCGCTCGTTGAGGCTACCAGAATAATTGACGAGATTTCCGAGACCGTAGACCCACTCGACAGGACTGTCCTCGAGAACGTTGCGAAGACTGCCCTTTCAAGCAAGGTTGTAGCGGACTACAAGGACTTCTTGGCTAAGCTCGTCGTAGACGCTGCTCTGACGGTCGTTGAAAAGAAGGACGGAAAGTACAACCTAAGCCTGGACGATATCAAGGTGGAGAAGAAGAGAGGAGAGAGCATAACGGAAACAATGCTGGTAAAGGGCATAGTGCTCGACAAGGAGGTTGTGCACCCGGGTATGCCTAAGAGGGTTACGAACGCGAAGATAGCCCTCCTAGACGCCCCGCTAGAGATAGAGAAGCCTGAGTGGACTGCTAAGATAAACGTTACAACCCCGGAGCAGCTGAAGATGTTCCTAGACCAGGAGGCGGAGATCCTGAGAAAGAAGGTCGAGAAGATTAAGGAGAGTGGTGCTAATGTTGTTTTCTGTCAGAAGGGTATTGATGATGTTGCTCAGTACTACTTGGCTAAGGCTGGTATTCTTGCTGTTAGGCGTGTGAAGAAGAGTGATATGGAGAAGCTTGCTAGGGCTACTGGTGCTAGGATTCTCACTAGGGTGGAGGATATTACGCCTGAGGCTCTCGGTAGGGCTGAGCTTGTGGAGGAGAGGAAGGTTGCAGACGAGAAGATGGTATTCGTCGAGGGATGCCCCAACCCCAAGAGCGTAACAATACTAGTAAGAGGAGGGGCTGACCACGTAGTCGACGAGGCCGAGAGGGCCATACACGACGCTCTAAGCGTCGTGAGGAACGTGATCAGAGAGCCTAAGATCGTTGCCGGTGGAGGAGCTGTCGAAATAGAGCTCGCTATGAGGCTCCGAGACTTTGCCAGAACTCTGCCCAGCAGGGAACAGCTAGCTGTGCAGAAGTACGCCGAGGCGCTTGAAAGCATCGTAGGCATCCTTGCCCAGAACGCCGGAATGGAGCCTATCGACGTACTAGCAGAACTCAAGACACGCCATGCGAAAGGCGAGAAGTGGGCAGGTGTAAATGCCTACACGGCGAAAGTAGAGGACATGAAGAAGGCAGGCGTCTTGGAGCCCGCGCTCGTAAAGAAACAGGTACTTAAATCGGCGACAGAGGCCGCTGTAATGATACTGAGGATCGACGATATCATTGCTGCTCAGCCGCCGAAGTCCAAGGAGAAGAAAGGAGAAGAGGAGAAGGAGAAGGAAAAGACGGAGTTTGACTAG
- a CDS encoding signal peptidase I yields MAEDRREIVLYALTIVGLLVFLLSLRFVLSTPVPLAVVSSWSMEPVLHVGDVVVVAGGNSYTLGDIVIYERGGELIVHRIVLSVNGKYVTKGDANPQADNIVLGKDAIYGKVQIVIPYIGALKLIFYKG; encoded by the coding sequence GTGGCTGAGGATCGGAGGGAAATTGTATTGTATGCTTTGACTATAGTGGGGTTGCTGGTCTTCTTGTTATCGCTTCGATTCGTGCTCTCAACCCCCGTCCCCCTAGCCGTTGTTTCGAGCTGGTCCATGGAGCCCGTGCTACACGTTGGAGACGTCGTGGTAGTCGCCGGGGGGAACAGCTACACACTCGGCGACATCGTGATATACGAGAGAGGAGGAGAGCTCATAGTTCACCGAATAGTTTTATCGGTGAACGGCAAGTACGTAACTAAGGGAGACGCCAACCCCCAGGCTGACAACATCGTGCTAGGTAAAGACGCGATATACGGAAAGGTTCAGATCGTAATACCGTACAT